The window ATCTTATAATAAAGGTTCCTCTTGGCACCATGGTAAAGGACGAAACAACAGATATGGTACTTGTTGATTTGATAAAGCCCGGTCAAACATGTGTTATAGCAAAAGGCGGAAAGGGCGGAAAAGGCAATCAGCATTTTGCCACTCCCACAAGACAGGTGCCGAATTTTGCAAAAAGCGGTGATCTCGGTGATGAATACAGCTTGATTCTTGAAATGAAGATGATAGCTGATGTTGGACTTTTGGGATATCCCAACGTTGGTAAGTCCACAATACTGTCAATGGTTTCTGCTGCCAAGCCCAAAATTGCAAACTACCACTTTACAACTTTGGTTCCAAACCTTGGAGTTGTGCAGATAGAACAGGGAAAGAGCTTTGTAATTGCTGATATCCCGGGGCTTATTGAAGGAGCACATGAAGGTGTTGGACTTGGTCATGAATTTTTAAGGCATGTTGAAAGGACAAAACTACTTGTACATGTTGTAGATGTATCAGGAGTTGAGGGCAGGGATGCAGTAGAGGATTTTGATACCATAAACGCAGAACTGCAAAAATATAACGAGGTTTTGTCTACAAGGCCGCAGATTGTTGTCGCAAATAAAATGGATATACCCGGTGCAGAGGAAAACTACAAGGTTTTCAAGGAAACACTTGAAAAAAGAGGCTACAAAGTATTCGGAGTGTCTGCCGCAACAAATAAAGGGCTGAAAGAACTAATGTATGCTGTAGCAGATACATTAAAAAGTCTCCCTGACACTATTCTTCTTGATGAAACAAAGAATGAAGAGGTTGTATACAGAGCTAAGGAAGAGAAGCCTTTTGAAGTACGAATTGAAGACGGTGTATATGTAGTTGAGGGTAAGTGGCTGAGGAAGGTTATTGGTTCTACCAATATCACTAATTATGAGTCATTGCAATATTTCCAGAGAGCTCTTAAGAAAAAAGGTGTTATTACGGCACTTGAAGAGATGGGAATAGAGGAAGGCGACACAGTCAGAATTTATGATACCGAGTTTGATTATAGCAGATAGTAAGATTATGCATGGATATTTTCTATGCGGACATGGAGGGTGCAATGCTTACAGGTAAACAAAGAAGCTATTTAAGGTCCCTTGCAAATAATCTTCAACCTATTTTTCAGGTTGGAAAAGGCGGAGTAAGTGACAATATGATAAAGCAATTTTCAGATGCACTGGAGGCCAGAGAACTGATAAAGGCAACTGTCCTGAAAAATGCAGAATGTGATACAAAAACCATATGTGAAGAGATTGCAGAGCAGACAAATTCCCAAGTAGTTCAGGTTATCGGGAGTAAATTTGTTTTGTACAGGCCATCTGAAAAGAATTCCGTAATAGAGCTGCCATAGGGCGGCTTTTTAATTTATTGAGAAAATATGTAATAAATTTATACCATTGTGAATAATATAATAAGTATTTCGTTGAAAAAACTTATTAAAATTTTCAGGAGGGTATATGAAAGAAAACTACGCTACACAAAATCACACTTATGAATGTCTTGATAAATCATCAATAGAAAAACTCAACGACAAGGCACTGCTTGAAAAAGCTAAAGCTACATATAAATTTCTAAAGCTAAATGAGATTTACCTAAAAAATATTAGAGATGATTATGGAAAACAAAAAATAGCCCAGTTGAGAGTTCAGTTTATTCGTCATCAACTGGACCTGCTTATAAGAGAGTGTTTTGTCAGGGGGTTAAAACACGGATTAAGTAATTACTACTAAAAAGTCAGATGTTATTTTCCAAAGTTATCGCTACCTGTATCAGTAAGGGCTGATAATATTCTACTATACAATTTTTCTGAATTCTGAGCCCAGTTATCGCAGATTTTATTAGCGTCATTGCGGCTTCCAACAGACATTTTTAAATCTATATAGGTAAAGCTTCCTTCACAAATTCTTAAACTAACGATATACTCATTTTCTTTTACGGCGACAAAGTCTGACTGTATATTTATTTCATTTTTTTTGCTTTTTTTATATTTAATCAGAGCCTCATCAATTCTGGCTTTTATGCCGGCAGGAATTAATGAAGTAAAGTACTCCAGACTTTGTTTTCCGGCAGGAGAAATACTATATGACAGTTTTTCATCAGCGTCTATTTTGGCAAGAAACTTTCCCTCACATAGCTCATCAAGATATTGTTGAAGAAAAATATAATTCATCAGCTTATTTTCCAAAATAATTTTTGTTATAAGCAAATTGGTTACCGGTGACTCCAGGTTATGAATAATATATAATAATATCAGCTTGTTTTCGGCAAGTTCTCTGCTGTTTTCAATAGAACTCATAAAATACCTCCGTTCTTAGCTGTAATTTAGCTTTGAAATAATTCCCTTAAATATATTAAAATTATACCATAAAGGCTTATGGTTTACTATATTACCCCAAAAAGACTTTTTTTGCGGTCAAATTTGAGGTTTATTTCCCGTGTACCACCTTTATAGTTAATGATATAATATTTAAATAAGGCTTAAGCGGAAAAGGAGATATACGTGTCAGATAATTTATATAAAGAACTGGAAACAATAATATATGGCATGGGAGGAACCTTCTTTGGAACATCGCAAGTAGTTGAGCATTTACCTGAGAGATTACAAAGGTATCCTACTGCCATAACCTTCGGTGTCAGACTGTCGGATGCAATAATAGACGAGATAGGGGATATACCTACCTTTACTTATTTTAACCACTATAGATCTGTAAATGCCTTAATAGACCAGATATCACTGAGATTGGTGCTGTGTCTTCAGGCACATGGTAATAGGGCATATTCTATTGCTGCTTCACAAAGCATACCTACTTCGCCAATACCTTACAGCGGAATGTTTCCACATAAAACAGGTGCCGTTTTAGCAGGCTTGGGCTGGATAGGCAAAAACGGTTTATTTATTCATAAGGAATACGGCCCAAGAGTGAGACTTGGAACTGTTCTTACTGATATGGCGATTCCTTTTGAAAATAATATATTACAGAATAAGTGCTCGTCGTGCAACAGGTGTGTTAAAGCATGTCCTGCTCTTGCCCTTACAGGAAATCTTTGGGAGGTTGGGAAAGAAAGAGGGCATGTTGTAGATGCAAAAGCATGCTCCGAATATATGAGCACGAAATTAAAGCATATAGGCAGGGGTTCTGTGTGCGGTATTTGTGTAAAGGTATGTCCCAGCGGGGGAAGTAAGGCCTGACGGCAGTATAAAGAGATTTAAGAAAAAAATGTCACTGTGAATATATCTTCACGTTGACTGTGTAAAATACGTATACAGGGTGGGTTACATGTCTATAGATAGGAAAAAAGTTGAAGAGCACATCAGAGGTCTTTTGATTGCTATAGGAGAAGACCCCGACAGGGAGGGACTTAAAGAGACACCCTCACGTGTTGCTCGTATGTACGAGGAGATTTTTGAAGGAATCAGCTATACAAATGACGACATTGCTGATATGTACAATAAAACCTTTGAAGATGATTTGGTGATACCTAAAGACAATAAGGAAATGGTATTAGTTAAGGATATAGATATTTTCAGTTATTGTGAACATCACATGGCACTTATGTACAATATGAAGGTTGCGGTTGCTTATGTACCCAACGGCAAAATACTGGGCCTTAGCAAAATAGCCAGAATTGCCGACATGGTGGGAAAACGCCTTCAGCTGCAGGAAAGAATAGGTTCTGATATAGCTGAAATTATGCAAAAGATTACTGATTCAGAGGACGTTGCTATAATTATTGAAGGGCAGCACGCTTGCATGACTGCCAGAGGAATTAAAAATACAGGCTCTCGGACTACGACTACTACGTTTCGGGGAAAATTTAACACAGATTCAAATCTTACAAAAAGACTGATGATTTTATATAAGTAATTATACAGGGGACAACATGGAAAGTGTACAAAGAATAATAGACCATCCACAATTTAAAAAGTATATGGAGTTGAATTCTCAGGCAGAGAAGGACCGTAAATTTTGCCGACATGATATTCAACATTCATTGGATGTTGCAAGAGTTGCCTATATTATTGCACTTGAAAACAAATATAACCTTGACAAAGAAATAATTTATATAACTGCACTCCTCCATGATATCGCCAAATGGAAGCAATACAGACAAAAGGCGGACCATGCTGTCGAGGGGGCAGTTCTGGCTCAAGAAATTCTTGTTGATTTAAATTTAAGTAAAGATGACGCTGCAATGATTTTAGATGCAATTGCAAAACACCGTAAAAAGGAAGGACACAGTACCCCTCTAAGTAAGGTCTTATATGCGGGTGATAAATCTTGTCGCCAGTGTGTAAACTGCAATATGGTAGAGGAATGTAACCGGTTTATAAACGGGAGCACACCCGTACTCAATTACTAAATGATTAAGGATGAAACAATATGACAGCTGGATGTTTTAAAATTGGGAGAAGTACATGGGAATGGGGCAAGAAGACTTATATAATGGGTATTCTCAATATTACACCGGATTCATTTTCAGACGGAGGCAGTTACACTAACACGGAAATGGCACTTAATAAGGCATTACTAATGCAAGAAGAAGGTGCAGATATAATTGACGTTGGGGGAGAAACTACGAAGCCCGGTGCAATACCTGTGTCCGCTGAAATTGAAAAGCAG of the Ruminiclostridium papyrosolvens DSM 2782 genome contains:
- the obgE gene encoding GTPase ObgE, with amino-acid sequence MFTDSAKIYVKAGNGGNGMVSFHREKYIAAGGPDGGDGGKGGDVIFVVDEGLNTLIDFRYKKNFKAEAGQDGGPSNCSGKNGEDLIIKVPLGTMVKDETTDMVLVDLIKPGQTCVIAKGGKGGKGNQHFATPTRQVPNFAKSGDLGDEYSLILEMKMIADVGLLGYPNVGKSTILSMVSAAKPKIANYHFTTLVPNLGVVQIEQGKSFVIADIPGLIEGAHEGVGLGHEFLRHVERTKLLVHVVDVSGVEGRDAVEDFDTINAELQKYNEVLSTRPQIVVANKMDIPGAEENYKVFKETLEKRGYKVFGVSAATNKGLKELMYAVADTLKSLPDTILLDETKNEEVVYRAKEEKPFEVRIEDGVYVVEGKWLRKVIGSTNITNYESLQYFQRALKKKGVITALEEMGIEEGDTVRIYDTEFDYSR
- the yhbY gene encoding ribosome assembly RNA-binding protein YhbY, which encodes MLTGKQRSYLRSLANNLQPIFQVGKGGVSDNMIKQFSDALEARELIKATVLKNAECDTKTICEEIAEQTNSQVVQVIGSKFVLYRPSEKNSVIELP
- a CDS encoding DUF4364 family protein; this translates as MSSIENSRELAENKLILLYIIHNLESPVTNLLITKIILENKLMNYIFLQQYLDELCEGKFLAKIDADEKLSYSISPAGKQSLEYFTSLIPAGIKARIDEALIKYKKSKKNEINIQSDFVAVKENEYIVSLRICEGSFTYIDLKMSVGSRNDANKICDNWAQNSEKLYSRILSALTDTGSDNFGK
- a CDS encoding 4Fe-4S double cluster binding domain-containing protein, with the translated sequence MSDNLYKELETIIYGMGGTFFGTSQVVEHLPERLQRYPTAITFGVRLSDAIIDEIGDIPTFTYFNHYRSVNALIDQISLRLVLCLQAHGNRAYSIAASQSIPTSPIPYSGMFPHKTGAVLAGLGWIGKNGLFIHKEYGPRVRLGTVLTDMAIPFENNILQNKCSSCNRCVKACPALALTGNLWEVGKERGHVVDAKACSEYMSTKLKHIGRGSVCGICVKVCPSGGSKA
- the folE gene encoding GTP cyclohydrolase I FolE, whose amino-acid sequence is MSIDRKKVEEHIRGLLIAIGEDPDREGLKETPSRVARMYEEIFEGISYTNDDIADMYNKTFEDDLVIPKDNKEMVLVKDIDIFSYCEHHMALMYNMKVAVAYVPNGKILGLSKIARIADMVGKRLQLQERIGSDIAEIMQKITDSEDVAIIIEGQHACMTARGIKNTGSRTTTTTFRGKFNTDSNLTKRLMILYK
- a CDS encoding HD domain-containing protein, translating into MESVQRIIDHPQFKKYMELNSQAEKDRKFCRHDIQHSLDVARVAYIIALENKYNLDKEIIYITALLHDIAKWKQYRQKADHAVEGAVLAQEILVDLNLSKDDAAMILDAIAKHRKKEGHSTPLSKVLYAGDKSCRQCVNCNMVEECNRFINGSTPVLNY